The proteins below come from a single Methyloprofundus sedimenti genomic window:
- a CDS encoding GFA family protein, whose product METSVFSGSCLCGKVKYTVATHIDAFYFCHCEQCRKITGSAFASNILTKSAEVNWISGFEWLKRFDYPGERIFTKVFCTHCGSGMPYLNKQANALVIPADSLDHAPNIKPNHNIFWADKASWYESGIAAPKCAGFSE is encoded by the coding sequence ATGGAAACTAGCGTATTTTCGGGAAGTTGTCTTTGCGGTAAAGTGAAATACACAGTTGCAACGCATATTGATGCTTTTTATTTTTGTCATTGTGAGCAATGCCGGAAAATTACGGGTTCTGCATTTGCATCAAATATTTTGACCAAGTCCGCAGAAGTAAATTGGATTTCTGGTTTTGAATGGCTAAAACGCTTTGATTACCCAGGTGAAAGAATATTCACCAAAGTGTTCTGTACTCACTGTGGCTCGGGAATGCCTTATCTTAACAAACAAGCCAACGCGTTGGTTATTCCCGCTGATTCACTGGATCATGCACCCAATATCAAGCCCAATCATAATATTTTTTGGGCAGATAAAGCCTCATGGTATGAATCCGGCATAGCTGCGCCTAAATGTGCTGGTTTTTCTGAATAA